A window of the Corynebacterium minutissimum genome harbors these coding sequences:
- a CDS encoding substrate-binding domain-containing protein: protein MSTKPLLGVITVVLAATIGGCSATGGAPRPSADGDLAGGVDTERLVVAMVSHGAPGDTYWDLVRKGAEDAARKDNIELRYSSDPEAPNQANLVQSAIDSGVDGIAVTMPNAGAIGPVAKKAADAGIPTVGLNAGMDDYQKYGMSAFFGQEEKVAGTKAGERLKDDGAKHALCVIHEQGNSSQEARCAGLKEGMAGGKVEILYVNGKDLTAAQSTINAKLAQDKSIDWVMALQASVAMRSTAAVADAGSEAKVATFDTNAELVDAIADGTVQWAVDQQPYMQGYLAVDALWLAHRNGSTLGGGRPVYTGPSFVDSTNVDIISESAKEGLR from the coding sequence AGCACAAAACCTTTACTTGGTGTAATTACTGTTGTCCTCGCCGCCACGATTGGGGGATGCTCCGCCACAGGTGGCGCACCCCGGCCCAGCGCCGACGGTGATCTTGCCGGAGGCGTTGATACCGAACGCCTCGTTGTCGCCATGGTCTCCCACGGCGCGCCCGGTGACACGTACTGGGACCTCGTGCGCAAGGGCGCGGAGGATGCGGCGCGCAAGGACAATATCGAGCTGCGCTATTCCTCAGACCCGGAGGCTCCCAACCAGGCCAACCTGGTGCAATCCGCCATTGACTCGGGAGTGGACGGCATCGCCGTGACCATGCCGAATGCGGGCGCTATTGGCCCTGTGGCTAAGAAGGCAGCTGACGCTGGAATCCCCACCGTGGGGCTGAATGCCGGCATGGATGACTACCAAAAGTACGGCATGAGTGCTTTCTTCGGCCAAGAGGAAAAGGTCGCGGGCACCAAGGCTGGTGAGCGCCTCAAGGACGATGGCGCCAAACACGCGCTGTGCGTCATCCACGAGCAGGGCAACTCCTCCCAGGAGGCGCGCTGTGCCGGCCTCAAGGAGGGCATGGCTGGCGGAAAGGTGGAGATCCTTTACGTCAACGGCAAGGACCTCACTGCGGCGCAGTCCACCATCAACGCCAAGCTGGCGCAGGATAAGTCCATCGACTGGGTCATGGCCCTGCAGGCGTCGGTGGCCATGCGCTCGACCGCCGCGGTGGCGGATGCTGGTTCGGAAGCGAAGGTCGCCACCTTCGATACCAACGCTGAGCTTGTCGACGCCATCGCGGACGGCACAGTCCAATGGGCCGTGGACCAGCAGCCCTACATGCAGGGCTACCTCGCTGTCGACGCCCTGTGGCTAGCGCACCGTAACGGCTCCACTCTGGGCGGCGGTCGCCCGGTCTACACCGGTCCGTCCTTCGTGGATTCCACCAACGTGGACATAATCTCTGAGTCTGCCAAGGAGGGCCTGCGATGA
- a CDS encoding ATP-binding cassette domain-containing protein: protein MIELHDISQTFGNFHALRGINLTVQKGAVTCVLGDNGAGKSTLIKILAGLNQPTGGTITVDGNEVRFDSPRDSLDAGIATVYQDLALVPSLSVWRNFFLGQELTGALGGLREAEMKRITYDQLAEMGIVLGDVSVELSALSGGQRQVVAIARAIYFGARYIILDEPTAALGVKQSGMVLRFINAARERGMGVVFITHNPQHAYLVGDHFVVLTVGEMSLDASKDEVTLPELTQWMAGGDELEELKQELAR, encoded by the coding sequence ATGATTGAGCTGCACGATATTTCTCAGACCTTCGGCAACTTCCATGCCCTGCGCGGCATCAACCTCACCGTGCAGAAAGGCGCGGTGACCTGCGTTCTGGGAGACAACGGCGCGGGTAAGTCCACGCTGATCAAGATTCTCGCGGGCCTCAACCAGCCCACCGGTGGCACTATCACTGTCGATGGAAACGAGGTTCGTTTCGATAGCCCGCGCGATTCCCTCGATGCCGGTATCGCCACCGTGTACCAGGATTTGGCCTTGGTGCCCTCGCTGTCGGTGTGGCGCAACTTCTTCTTAGGCCAGGAACTCACCGGAGCACTGGGGGGCCTGCGGGAGGCGGAGATGAAGCGCATTACGTACGACCAGCTGGCCGAGATGGGCATTGTGCTTGGCGACGTCTCCGTGGAACTCTCCGCACTCTCCGGCGGCCAGCGCCAGGTGGTCGCCATCGCGCGTGCCATCTACTTCGGCGCGCGCTACATCATCCTGGACGAGCCCACCGCCGCACTCGGCGTAAAGCAGTCCGGCATGGTGCTGCGATTCATTAACGCTGCCCGCGAGCGCGGCATGGGCGTGGTGTTTATTACCCACAACCCGCAGCACGCCTATCTGGTGGGGGACCACTTCGTGGTCTTGACCGTTGGAGAGATGTCCTTGGATGCCTCCAAGGATGAGGTCACCTTGCCGGAGTTGACCCAGTGGATGGCCGGCGGCGATGAGCTGGAGGAACTCAAGCAGGAGCTGGCGCGCTAA
- a CDS encoding ABC transporter permease, translated as MSEAVPVRGDGETSASTGDTRLARRSGFSRLIRRPELASLLGAVVIFALFMIVAPAFRSLEAFSTVLYASSTLGIVALAVGLLMIGNEFDLSSGVAVTSAALVATMLNYNFHLNSWVGVGLSLLTALAIGALNGLLVTRTKIDSFLITLAAFLMLQGLNLAITKLVTGQVATPTIADMEGFPSARVVFAGTLHVGSLSIRATVLWWILFVAIASWVLYKTRWGNWIFAVGGDDAAARAVGVPVRRVKVALFMFVGFAAWFVGMHTLFAFDSIQAGQGIGNEFLYIIAAVIGGCSMTGGRGTAVGTAIGALIFGMTNQGIVYAGWNPDWFKFFLGAMLLFAVLTNTSVANFTKRR; from the coding sequence ATGAGTGAGGCGGTGCCGGTGAGGGGGGACGGGGAGACGTCGGCAAGCACAGGCGATACCCGCCTGGCCCGTCGCAGCGGATTCTCCCGTCTTATCCGCCGCCCCGAGTTGGCTAGCCTGCTCGGCGCGGTGGTCATCTTTGCCCTGTTCATGATTGTCGCCCCCGCTTTCCGTTCCCTGGAGGCTTTCTCCACGGTGCTGTATGCCAGCTCTACGCTGGGCATTGTAGCCCTCGCGGTGGGCCTGCTCATGATTGGCAACGAGTTCGACCTGTCTTCCGGTGTGGCCGTGACCTCGGCGGCACTCGTGGCCACGATGCTCAATTACAATTTCCACCTCAACTCCTGGGTAGGTGTGGGGTTGTCCTTGCTCACCGCGCTGGCCATCGGTGCGCTCAACGGCTTGTTGGTCACGCGCACCAAGATTGATTCCTTCCTCATTACCTTGGCGGCCTTCCTCATGCTGCAGGGCCTCAACCTGGCCATTACCAAGCTGGTCACCGGCCAGGTCGCCACACCCACCATCGCGGATATGGAAGGTTTTCCCTCCGCACGTGTGGTGTTCGCTGGCACCCTGCACGTGGGCTCGTTGAGTATCCGTGCCACGGTCCTGTGGTGGATCCTCTTCGTGGCGATTGCCTCGTGGGTGCTGTACAAAACACGCTGGGGAAACTGGATTTTCGCCGTCGGTGGCGACGATGCTGCCGCCCGTGCCGTCGGCGTGCCCGTGCGCCGCGTCAAGGTGGCGCTGTTTATGTTCGTCGGTTTTGCCGCGTGGTTTGTGGGCATGCATACGCTGTTTGCTTTCGATTCCATCCAGGCAGGTCAGGGCATTGGTAACGAGTTCCTTTACATCATCGCCGCCGTTATTGGTGGCTGTTCCATGACCGGCGGGCGCGGTACCGCGGTGGGCACGGCCATCGGCGCGCTCATCTTCGGCATGACCAATCAGGGCATCGTGTATGCCGGCTGGAACCCAGACTGGTTCAAGTTCTTCCTCGGCGCGATGCTGCTTTTTGCTGTGCTCACAAATACGTCGGTAGCTAACTTCACCAAGAGGCGATAA
- the acpS gene encoding holo-ACP synthase AcpS, producing the protein MTVSGVSVGTDLVHIPSFAQQLDTPGTSFERVFSAFELRVAQARGYTGAARAQHLAGRWAAKEAFIKAWSQARYGGAPLMAEEAVDWAEIEVHPDAWGRVALALRGEMARQAHESLGAYTTALSVSHDGDYATATVILSRPSQ; encoded by the coding sequence ATGACAGTAAGCGGCGTGAGCGTGGGCACCGACCTAGTGCACATTCCCTCCTTTGCTCAGCAGCTGGATACCCCGGGAACGAGTTTTGAGCGGGTCTTTAGCGCCTTCGAGCTGCGCGTGGCCCAGGCCCGGGGGTATACGGGCGCTGCCCGCGCGCAACACCTCGCTGGGCGCTGGGCCGCCAAGGAAGCCTTCATCAAGGCATGGTCCCAGGCGCGCTACGGCGGTGCACCGCTGATGGCGGAGGAGGCCGTGGACTGGGCAGAGATTGAGGTCCACCCTGACGCATGGGGCCGCGTGGCCCTAGCGCTGCGCGGGGAGATGGCCCGCCAGGCCCACGAATCCTTGGGGGCGTACACCACGGCGCTCTCCGTCAGCCACGACGGCGACTACGCTACCGCGACGGTGATTCTCAGCCGCCCGTCGCAATAG